A part of Desulfobacter sp. genomic DNA contains:
- a CDS encoding UMP kinase, which produces MDKKPEFQRVLIKLSGEALMGNQGFGITPEMIHYVAEEVAKVYRLGVEISIVVGGGNIFRGVAGSSAGMDRTSADNMGMLATVINSLALCDALEKCDVPTRVQTAIAMDKIAEPFIRRKAIRHLEKGRVVIFAAGTGNPYFTTDTAAVLRANEVRAQILFKATQVDGVYDKDPVVHDDAVMFDELSYMRVIEKQLHVMDMTAISLAMEHDLPLQVFDLHQADNIFKAVTGEDIGTRIYNK; this is translated from the coding sequence TTGGATAAAAAACCTGAGTTTCAACGGGTTCTAATCAAGCTGAGCGGCGAAGCCCTGATGGGAAATCAGGGCTTCGGCATCACCCCTGAGATGATTCACTATGTTGCCGAAGAGGTGGCCAAGGTGTATCGTCTAGGGGTGGAGATTTCAATTGTTGTGGGCGGCGGCAACATCTTTCGCGGGGTCGCAGGGTCTTCTGCCGGTATGGACAGAACCTCTGCCGACAACATGGGGATGCTGGCCACTGTGATCAACAGCCTGGCCCTTTGCGATGCCCTGGAAAAATGCGATGTGCCCACCCGGGTGCAGACCGCCATTGCCATGGACAAAATCGCAGAGCCGTTTATACGCAGGAAAGCCATCCGCCACCTTGAAAAGGGGCGGGTTGTTATTTTTGCGGCAGGTACGGGCAACCCGTACTTTACCACTGATACCGCAGCTGTGCTCCGGGCCAATGAAGTCCGTGCCCAGATTCTGTTCAAAGCGACTCAGGTGGACGGGGTCTATGATAAAGACCCTGTGGTCCATGATGATGCGGTGATGTTTGATGAACTCTCTTATATGAGGGTGATTGAAAAACAGCTCCACGTCATGGATATGACTGCCATCTCCCTTGCCATGGAACATGACCTGCCCCTGCAGGTGTTTGACCTTCACCAGGCCGACAATATCTTTAAAGCGGTCACCGGCGAGGATATCGGTACCAGGATTTATAATAAGTAG
- the tsf gene encoding translation elongation factor Ts: MAEITAAMVKELREATGSGIMDCKKVLKEADGSMEKAIELLRKKGLAKAAKRAGRSTSEGIIFSYIHTGAKLGVLLEVNCESDFVAKTDDFANFAKDISMHIAAANPAGLVKEDVDPTLIEKEREIYRAQMLEEGKPENIIDKIVDGKVEKFYKEVCLMSQQYVKDPQKTIEDVLKETIGKIGENIQIKRFARFQIGE, from the coding sequence ATGGCTGAAATTACAGCAGCAATGGTAAAGGAGCTTCGTGAAGCTACCGGCTCAGGCATCATGGACTGTAAAAAAGTCCTGAAAGAAGCCGACGGCAGCATGGAAAAAGCAATTGAGCTTCTGAGGAAAAAAGGCCTGGCCAAGGCCGCAAAACGCGCAGGCCGGTCCACCTCCGAAGGTATCATTTTCTCCTACATCCACACCGGCGCCAAGCTGGGTGTTCTTCTGGAAGTGAACTGCGAATCTGATTTCGTTGCAAAAACCGATGACTTTGCCAACTTTGCAAAAGATATCTCCATGCACATTGCAGCGGCCAATCCCGCAGGTCTGGTCAAAGAGGACGTGGATCCCACATTGATCGAAAAAGAACGGGAAATCTACCGTGCCCAGATGCTGGAAGAGGGCAAGCCTGAAAACATTATCGACAAAATTGTCGACGGAAAGGTGGAAAAATTCTACAAAGAAGTCTGCCTCATGAGCCAGCAGTATGTTAAAGATCCCCAGAAAACCATTGAAGATGTCCTGAAAGAAACAATCGGCAAGATCGGTGAAAATATTCAGATCAAAAGATTTGCACGTTTCCAGATAGGAGAATAA
- the rpsB gene encoding 30S ribosomal protein S2, with the protein MAYITIRELLEAGVHFGHQTKRWNPKMKKYIFGARNGIYIIDLQQTVKLFKDAHDFIKSVAANGKDILFVGTKKQASEAIYEEANRAESFYVENRWLGGMLTNFQTIKNTISRYHFLNTIENDGTLENYPKKEQIKMLKDKAKLEFAIGGISTMKKLPGALFIVDPKNESIAVKEAKRLGIPVVAVVDTNCDPDDIDYVIPGNDDAIRSIRLFASSISDAVIEGRQIWEEKQRANADKEDSESKPAGKGGEKIGIEVVSDGTDGPVVEKIKRKTAAPEEKQEAVTE; encoded by the coding sequence ATGGCTTACATCACGATCAGAGAATTACTGGAAGCAGGCGTCCATTTCGGACATCAGACCAAACGCTGGAACCCCAAGATGAAAAAATACATCTTTGGCGCCAGAAACGGTATCTACATCATTGACCTTCAGCAGACCGTCAAGCTGTTCAAGGATGCCCACGATTTTATTAAAAGCGTGGCCGCCAACGGCAAAGACATCCTGTTCGTCGGTACCAAGAAACAGGCCTCCGAAGCCATCTACGAAGAAGCCAATCGTGCAGAGTCTTTCTACGTGGAAAACAGATGGCTGGGCGGGATGCTCACCAACTTCCAGACCATTAAAAACACCATTTCCCGGTACCACTTCCTCAATACCATTGAGAACGACGGCACCCTGGAAAACTATCCCAAAAAAGAACAGATTAAAATGCTCAAGGATAAAGCCAAACTTGAGTTCGCCATCGGCGGTATCTCCACCATGAAGAAACTGCCCGGCGCCCTGTTCATTGTTGATCCCAAGAATGAGTCCATTGCCGTCAAAGAGGCAAAACGCCTGGGCATCCCCGTTGTTGCCGTAGTCGATACCAACTGCGATCCCGATGACATCGATTACGTTATCCCCGGCAATGACGACGCCATCCGTTCCATCCGCCTCTTTGCTTCCAGCATCTCCGACGCCGTCATCGAAGGCCGTCAGATCTGGGAGGAAAAACAGCGTGCCAACGCCGACAAAGAAGACAGCGAAAGCAAACCCGCTGGCAAGGGCGGTGAAAAGATCGGCATCGAAGTGGTCTCCGACGGCACCGACGGTCCCGTAGTGGAAAAGATCAAAAGAAAAACTGCCGCTCCTGAAGAAAAACAGGAAGCAGTGACTGAATAA
- the prmC gene encoding peptide chain release factor N(5)-glutamine methyltransferase: MAEWTIKKLLGWTEGYFGEHHIDSPRLTAEILLSKILDMRRLDLYLQHDRPLEKQELSDFKALIKRRVAREPVAYITGEKGFYNDRFAVAKGVLIPRPDTEVLVETAAAFLNDPQWAGKKARVLELGVGSGAIIVSLAGECPDHLYFGSDLSPRAIVTAAGNARNLSATPVLFFRGSWMDAVAPDAGFDLILSNPPYIPAGDIETLAPEIKDHEPRLALDGGPDGLDAIRVILAQAGRRLNPGGQVVLEMGFDQKPGMTALAAEFDWVAGLEFIKDLAGHDRLAVLKK; encoded by the coding sequence GTGGCGGAATGGACCATAAAAAAACTGCTGGGCTGGACGGAAGGGTATTTCGGGGAGCATCATATTGACAGCCCCAGGCTCACCGCCGAAATCCTTTTGTCCAAGATTCTTGATATGCGTCGGCTGGATCTGTATCTCCAGCATGACCGCCCATTGGAAAAGCAGGAACTGTCGGATTTCAAGGCCTTGATAAAGCGCCGGGTGGCCCGGGAACCTGTGGCCTATATCACCGGTGAGAAGGGGTTTTACAATGACCGCTTCGCTGTTGCCAAGGGCGTGCTCATCCCCAGGCCTGATACCGAGGTGCTGGTGGAAACCGCCGCCGCCTTTCTGAATGATCCCCAATGGGCCGGGAAAAAAGCCCGGGTGCTGGAACTGGGGGTCGGGTCCGGCGCCATTATCGTGTCCCTGGCAGGCGAGTGCCCGGACCATCTTTATTTCGGATCGGATCTGTCTCCCCGGGCCATTGTAACGGCGGCGGGGAATGCCCGGAATCTCAGTGCGACCCCTGTTTTATTTTTCCGCGGATCCTGGATGGATGCCGTTGCTCCGGATGCCGGCTTTGACCTGATCCTTTCCAATCCTCCCTATATTCCAGCCGGCGATATTGAAACCCTGGCGCCGGAAATAAAAGACCATGAGCCCAGGCTTGCACTGGACGGCGGGCCCGACGGCCTGGATGCCATCCGGGTTATTCTGGCCCAGGCGGGCCGCCGCCTGAATCCCGGAGGGCAGGTGGTTCTTGAGATGGGGTTTGATCAAAAGCCCGGCATGACGGCCCTGGCGGCCGAATTCGACTGGGTGGCCGGCCTTGAATTTATCAAGGATCTTGCCGGTCATGACCGCCTGGCTGTTCTCAAAAAATAA
- the prfA gene encoding peptide chain release factor 1, with protein MIEKLKGIEERFIKLEHLLSDPAVIADQKKYQEYLKEHGELNKIVPVFREYEAALEELGEAKELLKDDDPDIRAMAKEEIPELETRIESLNADLNVLLMPKDPRDGKNVILEIRAGTGGEEAGIFAGDLFRMYSRFAESKNWKIEIIEKNDSAAGGFKEVVSLVKGNGAFSEFKYESGTHRVQRVPETETQGRVHTSAVTVAVLPEAEDVDIDINPADLKIDVFRSSGPGGQSVNTTDSAVRITHVPTGVVATCQDEKSQHKNKAKAMNVLKSRLLDAKIREEEEKRAADRRGQVGTGDRSGRIRTYNYPQGRMTDHRIGLTLYKLDNIMEGDIQEIIDALRTHNQAETLKEMG; from the coding sequence ATGATTGAAAAATTAAAAGGCATTGAAGAACGGTTTATAAAACTTGAACATCTGCTCAGCGATCCTGCAGTTATTGCTGACCAGAAAAAGTACCAGGAATACCTTAAGGAGCACGGGGAGCTGAATAAAATCGTACCGGTGTTCAGGGAATATGAGGCTGCCCTGGAAGAGCTGGGCGAAGCCAAAGAACTTCTCAAGGACGATGATCCGGATATCCGGGCCATGGCCAAAGAGGAAATTCCGGAACTGGAAACCCGGATCGAGTCCCTCAATGCCGATCTCAATGTGCTGCTCATGCCCAAGGATCCCAGGGACGGTAAAAATGTCATTTTGGAAATCCGGGCCGGTACCGGCGGGGAAGAAGCCGGGATCTTTGCCGGAGATCTCTTCCGCATGTATTCCCGGTTTGCCGAATCCAAAAACTGGAAAATCGAAATTATTGAAAAAAATGATTCCGCCGCCGGCGGGTTTAAGGAAGTGGTCTCACTGGTCAAAGGCAACGGGGCCTTTTCCGAATTTAAATACGAAAGCGGCACCCATAGGGTTCAGCGGGTCCCCGAGACCGAAACCCAGGGCAGGGTTCATACCTCAGCCGTAACCGTCGCCGTATTGCCGGAAGCCGAAGATGTGGATATTGATATCAATCCTGCGGATCTCAAAATCGATGTGTTCAGATCCTCGGGACCCGGCGGCCAGTCCGTCAACACCACCGACTCCGCCGTCCGCATCACCCATGTTCCCACAGGGGTGGTGGCCACCTGCCAGGATGAAAAATCCCAGCATAAAAACAAGGCCAAGGCCATGAACGTACTCAAATCCCGCCTTCTTGACGCCAAGATACGGGAGGAGGAAGAAAAACGGGCGGCCGACCGCAGGGGGCAGGTGGGTACCGGCGACCGATCCGGCCGTATCCGCACCTACAATTACCCCCAGGGCCGGATGACGGACCACCGCATTGGTTTGACCCTCTATAAGCTGGACAATATCATGGAAGGTGATATCCAGGAAATCATCGATGCCCTGAGAACCCATAACCAGGCCGAAACCCTCAAGGAAATGGGTTAG
- the rpmE gene encoding 50S ribosomal protein L31 yields MKKDIHPNYTKTTASCACGATFEVGSTKENIKVEICSQCHPFFTGKQKLVDTAGRIDRFKKKYAGFDASKLV; encoded by the coding sequence ATGAAAAAAGACATCCATCCGAACTACACTAAAACCACCGCTTCCTGTGCTTGCGGTGCGACTTTTGAAGTGGGATCCACCAAGGAAAACATCAAGGTTGAAATTTGTTCCCAGTGCCATCCCTTTTTCACCGGTAAACAGAAACTGGTTGACACTGCCGGCCGTATTGACCGCTTCAAGAAAAAATACGCAGGGTTTGACGCAAGCAAACTGGTTTAG
- the rho gene encoding transcription termination factor Rho has product MNLVELNKMKISELTKLAKKYNIQGIGGLKKQELIFALLQANIEESGQIYGEGTLEILPDGFGFLRAPGYNYLPGPDDIYVSPSQIRRFNLRTGDTISGQVRQPKDSERYFALLKVEAVNFLNPEQAAETILFDNLLPLYPDRKMNLEAEPDNYSMRVIDLMAPIGFGQRGLIVSPPKAGKTMLLQNIANSMIKAHKNIVPMIVLIDERPEEVTDMARNVQAEVISSTFDEPAERHVQVAEMVIEKAKRIVEQGHDVVILLDSITRLARAYNSVMPPSGKILSGGVDSNALDRPKRFFGAARNIEEGGSLTIIATALVDTGSRMDEVIFEEFKGTGNMELVLDRKLADKRVFPAIDMNKSGTRKEELLLDPQVLNRVWILRKLLSSLNSVDSMQFLLEKMEGTKDNKEFLELMNS; this is encoded by the coding sequence ATGAATCTTGTAGAACTCAATAAGATGAAAATCAGCGAGCTGACCAAGCTTGCCAAAAAATATAATATCCAGGGCATTGGGGGGCTTAAAAAACAGGAACTGATTTTTGCCCTGCTCCAGGCCAATATTGAGGAAAGCGGACAGATTTACGGGGAGGGAACCCTTGAGATTCTCCCGGACGGTTTTGGGTTTTTGAGGGCGCCGGGGTATAATTACCTGCCCGGTCCCGACGATATCTATGTCTCCCCCTCCCAGATCCGGCGGTTTAACCTGAGGACCGGTGACACCATCTCCGGACAGGTCCGTCAGCCCAAGGATTCAGAGCGGTATTTTGCCCTGCTCAAGGTGGAGGCCGTTAATTTTCTGAACCCGGAGCAGGCGGCAGAGACCATTCTGTTTGACAATCTGCTGCCCCTGTATCCCGACCGGAAGATGAACCTGGAAGCCGAGCCGGACAACTATTCCATGAGGGTGATTGACCTGATGGCCCCCATCGGGTTCGGCCAGCGCGGCCTCATCGTTTCACCGCCCAAAGCCGGTAAAACCATGCTGCTCCAGAACATTGCCAATTCCATGATCAAGGCCCATAAAAATATCGTTCCCATGATCGTGCTCATTGACGAGCGCCCCGAGGAAGTGACGGATATGGCCAGGAACGTTCAGGCGGAAGTGATTTCATCCACCTTTGACGAGCCCGCAGAACGCCACGTCCAGGTGGCGGAGATGGTCATTGAAAAAGCCAAGAGAATCGTGGAACAGGGCCATGACGTGGTCATCCTTCTGGACAGTATTACCCGTCTGGCAAGGGCCTACAACTCTGTGATGCCGCCCTCGGGCAAGATCCTGTCCGGCGGTGTGGATTCCAATGCCCTGGACCGGCCCAAACGGTTTTTCGGTGCTGCCCGAAATATTGAAGAGGGCGGCAGTCTGACCATTATTGCCACAGCCCTGGTGGATACCGGCTCCAGAATGGACGAGGTTATTTTTGAGGAGTTCAAGGGAACCGGCAATATGGAGCTGGTGCTGGACAGAAAGCTGGCCGACAAACGTGTTTTTCCCGCCATTGACATGAATAAATCCGGCACCCGTAAAGAAGAATTGCTGCTGGATCCCCAGGTCCTGAACCGGGTCTGGATCTTGAGAAAACTGCTCTCCAGTTTAAATTCTGTGGACAGCATGCAGTTTTTACTTGAAAAAATGGAAGGAACAAAGGATAATAAAGAGTTTCTTGAATTGATGAATTCTTAA
- a CDS encoding dephospho-CoA kinase: MMKIGVTGSAGSGKSLVCEAFRRLGLETLDCDKIAREVVAPGRDAYNKVVSVFGQKVVAKDRSLDRAGLRKMIVEQPGLRKRLEDILHPVIIKEMVRQMNGARYTGEPACAVEVPLLFELDMAAYFDVVVVVTAMDSSLASRIAARDGVTRSSAEKMLALQMAQDEKIKRADQVIYNNGDKEELFQSVSHLYGKLKKSA; the protein is encoded by the coding sequence ATAATGAAAATCGGGGTGACGGGATCTGCGGGATCGGGGAAAAGCCTGGTCTGCGAAGCGTTCAGGCGGTTGGGGCTGGAAACCCTGGACTGCGATAAAATTGCCAGGGAGGTCGTGGCGCCCGGACGGGATGCTTATAATAAGGTAGTCTCGGTTTTTGGCCAGAAGGTGGTGGCAAAGGACAGGTCTCTGGATCGGGCCGGGCTGCGTAAGATGATTGTGGAACAGCCTGGGCTGCGAAAGCGGCTGGAAGATATTCTTCACCCCGTTATCATCAAGGAGATGGTCCGCCAGATGAATGGCGCCCGGTATACTGGGGAGCCGGCATGCGCCGTGGAGGTTCCCCTGCTTTTTGAACTGGACATGGCGGCTTACTTTGATGTGGTGGTGGTTGTGACGGCAATGGACAGCAGCCTGGCTTCCCGGATAGCCGCCCGGGACGGGGTGACCCGGAGCAGTGCCGAAAAAATGCTTGCCCTTCAGATGGCCCAGGATGAAAAAATAAAGCGCGCCGACCAGGTTATCTATAATAATGGAGACAAAGAAGAATTATTTCAGTCGGTTTCACATTTATATGGGAAACTTAAAAAGAGCGCTTGA
- the ndk gene encoding nucleoside-diphosphate kinase: MERTLSIIKPDGVQKNIIGEVIKRFETNGIKIAAMKMIHLTKPQAEGFYAVHKERPFFGSLTDFMTSGPIVVMVLEGEGVIAKNRKLMGATNFKEAEEGTIRREYATDIEKNVVHGSDAPETAAFEIGYFFNDLEIQNR, from the coding sequence GTGGAAAGAACCTTATCCATTATTAAACCAGACGGTGTCCAAAAGAATATTATTGGTGAAGTCATCAAGCGTTTTGAAACCAACGGCATCAAAATTGCCGCCATGAAAATGATTCACCTGACAAAGCCCCAGGCCGAAGGATTTTATGCGGTCCACAAGGAACGCCCCTTCTTCGGCAGCCTCACCGATTTCATGACCTCCGGCCCCATCGTTGTCATGGTCCTTGAGGGGGAAGGCGTTATCGCCAAAAACAGAAAACTCATGGGTGCGACCAACTTTAAAGAAGCCGAAGAAGGCACCATCCGCAGGGAGTACGCCACTGACATTGAAAAAAATGTCGTCCACGGCTCCGACGCTCCGGAAACCGCCGCTTTTGAAATCGGCTACTTTTTCAACGACCTGGAAATCCAGAACCGGTAA
- a CDS encoding DNA-binding protein: MKYSQAKSGRVFVIRLEDGDVVHEAIEAFARKEKIRAASLIVLGGADRGSVLVTGPEQGRVETIVPKTRVLDNVHEVSGTGTLFPNEAGEPVLHMHMACGRDASTITGCVRNGVRVWQVMEVIVHEIVETSGMRRPDAATGFELLIP, encoded by the coding sequence ATGAAATATTCGCAGGCAAAGAGCGGGCGGGTCTTTGTGATCCGCCTGGAGGACGGAGATGTGGTTCACGAGGCCATTGAGGCGTTTGCACGGAAAGAAAAGATACGGGCGGCGTCACTGATCGTCCTGGGCGGAGCGGACAGGGGCAGCGTCCTGGTGACAGGGCCGGAACAGGGCCGGGTGGAAACCATAGTTCCTAAAACCAGGGTGCTGGATAATGTGCATGAAGTGTCGGGTACGGGTACGCTTTTTCCCAATGAAGCGGGGGAGCCTGTACTGCATATGCATATGGCCTGTGGAAGGGATGCGTCAACAATAACCGGATGTGTACGAAACGGGGTGCGGGTGTGGCAGGTGATGGAGGTGATTGTCCACGAGATTGTGGAGACTTCGGGCATGCGGCGGCCCGATGCGGCAACGGGTTTCGAACTGTTGATTCCCTGA
- the larE gene encoding ATP-dependent sacrificial sulfur transferase LarE, translated as MPVELTGKFENLKKEIKQYDCMALAFSGGADSVFLLAAARAAGLERILAVTVVSAFFTQKEVARAKRIAKGLGVEHLCLEMDVFDNPDVVRNGARRCYHCKGGSFSMIKKAAAGRGIHTLAHGINVDDLGDYRPGIEAAESLEFKAPLVSSGFSKAEIRACSKAMGLESWNLPSQSCLATRIPLGEKITLKGLKMVEEAEEMLRDMGLGQVRVRCHRDLARIELLPGDFPRMLEDGVRERISRELTGIGFAFVALDLGGYETGKMNPAAQRKEMKGK; from the coding sequence ATGCCGGTTGAATTGACAGGCAAGTTCGAAAATCTGAAAAAAGAAATCAAGCAATATGATTGTATGGCGCTGGCCTTTTCCGGCGGTGCCGATTCTGTATTTTTGCTGGCGGCGGCCAGGGCGGCCGGCCTGGAACGGATTCTTGCCGTTACCGTGGTCTCCGCATTTTTTACCCAAAAAGAGGTGGCACGGGCAAAACGAATTGCCAAGGGCCTGGGGGTTGAACACCTCTGCCTTGAAATGGATGTTTTTGACAATCCAGATGTGGTTCGAAATGGTGCCCGGCGGTGTTACCACTGCAAGGGAGGTTCTTTTTCTATGATAAAAAAAGCGGCGGCCGGCCGTGGTATTCATACCCTGGCTCATGGGATCAATGTGGATGATCTGGGGGATTACAGGCCCGGCATTGAGGCGGCCGAGTCCCTTGAATTTAAGGCCCCCCTGGTGTCCTCCGGATTCTCAAAAGCGGAAATCCGGGCATGTTCCAAGGCCATGGGGCTTGAGTCCTGGAACCTGCCTTCCCAGTCCTGTTTGGCCACACGGATTCCCCTGGGAGAGAAGATCACCCTGAAGGGATTGAAAATGGTGGAAGAGGCCGAAGAGATGCTCCGGGATATGGGGCTGGGACAGGTTCGTGTCCGCTGCCACCGTGATCTGGCCAGGATTGAATTGCTGCCCGGGGATTTTCCCCGGATGCTTGAAGACGGGGTCAGGGAAAGAATCAGTCGGGAATTGACGGGAATCGGATTTGCGTTTGTGGCGTTGGATCTGGGTGGATATGAAACCGGGAAAATGAATCCTGCCGCTCAAAGAAAGGAAATGAAGGGAAAATGA
- a CDS encoding antibiotic biosynthesis monooxygenase — translation MAVTVLIRRKVATGKGELLENLYRELIALAMSQKGYIGAETMRRTDLSHEYLIISKWESVEDWSTWLISEKRRSYQERIDALTDSETKFEIYEHT, via the coding sequence ATGGCTGTTACGGTTTTGATCAGGCGCAAGGTGGCAACAGGCAAGGGGGAACTTCTGGAAAATCTTTACAGGGAGTTGATTGCCCTGGCGATGAGCCAGAAAGGGTATATCGGTGCTGAAACCATGAGACGGACGGATCTTTCCCATGAATACCTGATCATTTCTAAATGGGAAAGTGTGGAGGACTGGTCCACGTGGCTGATTTCGGAGAAGCGCCGGTCATACCAGGAGAGAATCGACGCCCTGACCGATTCGGAAACCAAATTTGAAATTTATGAACATACATGA
- a CDS encoding IS21 family transposase encodes MQSEKSFGIAAMKAGMDEKTARKYREHGKLPSELKTDHTWRTRKDPFEETWDGIKGMLTINPGLEAKTLFEDLQRRHPGRFADGQLRTLQRRIKQWRATEGPPKEIFFAQIHKPGELCQSDFTHMDKLGVTIGGVPFDHLIYHFVLTYSNWETGTVCFSESFESLSQGLQNALWELGGVPQQHRTDCLTSAVNKVSHPEEFTSRYQDLVDHYGIIPCKTNPASPNENGDVEQRNYRFKKAVDQALMLRGHRDFKDREEYDLFLAKLFAQLNAGRRKRFTQELDLLHRLPKRRLDACKKMDLKVGPSSTIRVNHNVYSVDSRLIGENIQVRLYMECLEVWYGQRKVDTLPRLRGEGKYKINYRHIIDSLVKKPGAFENYRYRNAMFPTSRFRIAYDHLRKRYTVKSSAARYLKILYLAAKTSEVAVDSALMVLINEDQEISKEAVKRLIESNASVSRPDDVHIQAVDLTRYDQLLKGVAA; translated from the coding sequence ATTCAGTCAGAGAAGAGTTTCGGGATAGCAGCAATGAAAGCTGGAATGGATGAAAAAACAGCTCGAAAGTACCGTGAACACGGGAAGTTGCCGAGTGAACTCAAAACGGATCATACATGGCGCACACGCAAAGATCCGTTTGAGGAGACCTGGGATGGTATCAAAGGCATGTTGACCATAAATCCAGGTCTGGAGGCCAAGACACTGTTTGAGGATTTGCAACGCAGACACCCCGGCCGGTTCGCCGATGGACAATTACGGACCCTGCAACGGAGAATAAAGCAATGGCGTGCTACAGAGGGGCCGCCCAAAGAAATCTTTTTTGCTCAAATTCATAAGCCTGGCGAATTATGCCAGTCAGACTTCACCCACATGGATAAACTGGGCGTCACTATAGGCGGCGTCCCTTTTGACCACCTGATCTACCATTTTGTTTTGACCTATTCCAATTGGGAGACAGGTACAGTCTGTTTTTCAGAGAGTTTCGAAAGCCTGAGCCAGGGCCTGCAAAATGCCCTATGGGAACTTGGTGGTGTGCCGCAGCAACATCGCACCGATTGTCTGACATCCGCTGTTAACAAGGTAAGTCACCCTGAGGAGTTCACCAGCAGGTATCAGGATCTTGTTGACCATTACGGTATCATTCCTTGCAAAACTAACCCTGCCAGCCCCAATGAAAATGGAGACGTGGAGCAGCGCAATTATCGGTTCAAAAAAGCCGTTGACCAGGCCCTGATGCTGAGAGGACACCGGGATTTTAAAGACCGGGAAGAATATGACTTGTTCCTGGCCAAACTGTTCGCACAGCTAAATGCCGGTCGTAGGAAACGGTTTACACAAGAACTGGATCTCCTACACCGGTTGCCCAAACGCCGGCTTGATGCATGTAAAAAGATGGATTTAAAGGTTGGTCCCAGCAGTACCATTCGGGTCAATCACAACGTTTACTCTGTAGACAGCAGGCTCATAGGAGAAAATATCCAGGTCCGCCTCTACATGGAATGCCTGGAGGTCTGGTACGGCCAGAGAAAGGTCGATACTTTGCCAAGGTTGCGGGGTGAGGGCAAATATAAAATCAATTACCGGCATATCATTGACAGCCTGGTCAAAAAACCGGGGGCATTTGAAAATTATCGTTATCGTAATGCCATGTTCCCCACCAGCCGGTTCCGGATTGCCTACGATCATTTAAGAAAGCGTTATACCGTTAAAAGCTCAGCAGCAAGGTATCTGAAAATATTATACCTGGCAGCAAAGACAAGCGAGGTGGCAGTAGACAGCGCCCTGATGGTTCTAATAAACGAGGATCAGGAAATCAGCAAAGAGGCTGTTAAACGCCTTATTGAGTCCAACGCCTCTGTCAGCAGGCCGGATGATGTTCATATCCAGGCAGTTGATTTGACTCGTTATGACCAATTGCTCAAGGGGGTGGCGGCATGA
- a CDS encoding ATP-binding protein has product MINDRDQIDTNLKSLHMPTMRRSYEEMADQARAEAWGYEKYLLQLLSLECEVRWQNRISRNLRASKLPSSKTFENFDKKRLPLKVANHLSVLVNGAFLERCENILAFGNPGSGKTHLLCAIGHELIAKGKQVLFISCSQLVQDLLIAKRDLELTKKLKSLSRFDAVIIDDIGYVQQSRGEMEVLFTFLAERYEQGSLMITSNLPFSKWEQIFKDPMTTAAAIDRLVHHSIILELNVESYRMEQAKMEAE; this is encoded by the coding sequence ATGATCAATGATCGGGATCAGATAGACACCAATCTTAAAAGCCTCCATATGCCGACCATGCGCCGCAGTTATGAAGAAATGGCGGATCAGGCCAGGGCGGAGGCATGGGGATATGAAAAGTACCTCTTACAATTGTTGAGTCTCGAATGCGAAGTCCGCTGGCAGAACCGGATATCACGTAACCTGAGGGCATCCAAGTTGCCATCTTCCAAGACATTTGAGAATTTTGATAAAAAGCGCCTCCCCTTAAAGGTTGCCAATCATTTAAGTGTCCTGGTCAACGGCGCTTTTTTAGAGCGCTGTGAAAACATCCTGGCCTTTGGTAATCCGGGTAGCGGGAAAACCCATCTGCTCTGTGCCATTGGCCATGAATTAATTGCAAAGGGTAAGCAGGTTCTTTTTATCTCATGCAGTCAGCTCGTCCAGGATCTGCTGATTGCCAAAAGGGATCTTGAGCTAACCAAAAAACTCAAATCCCTCTCCAGGTTTGATGCTGTGATTATAGATGACATTGGGTATGTCCAACAAAGCCGGGGAGAAATGGAAGTGCTGTTTACCTTTTTGGCGGAACGGTATGAACAGGGCAGCCTGATGATCACGAGCAATCTTCCGTTCTCTAAGTGGGAACAGATTTTTAAGGACCCTATGACAACGGCAGCAGCCATCGACAGACTCGTTCATCACAGTATCATCCTTGAATTGAATGTGGAAAGCTATCGCATGGAACAGGCTAAAATGGAGGCCGAATAA